From one Rosa rugosa chromosome 4, drRosRugo1.1, whole genome shotgun sequence genomic stretch:
- the LOC133743540 gene encoding WAT1-related protein At3g02690, chloroplastic produces MISGKETVGQGKRYHILIASLFLNIIIRKPPTHPNPHNKSIHFGANCTGSSGSETTELEDSSDIVDCVGTGQDDVECVVTAEETGGPGLELELLEQVQEWAVLVSPFFFWGTAMVAMKGILPKTGPFFISAFRLIPAGFLLVAFAAYRGRPFPSGLTAWLSIALFGLVDAACFQGFLAQGLQRTSAGLGSVIIDSQPLTVAILAALLFGESIGFLGAAGLVLGVIGLLLLEAPSLALDGSNSSLWQSGEWWMLLSAQSMAVGTVMVRWVSKYSDPIMATGWHMVIGGLPLVIISILNHDNAVSGSLIEFTANDTLALFYTSIFGSAISYGVYFYSATKGSLTKLSSLTFLTPMFASIFGFLYLGETFSPLQLGGAMITIVGIYLVNYKTIVE; encoded by the exons ATGATATCAGGAAAAGAAACAGTTGGCCAAGGAAAGCGCTATCATATTCTAATTGCCTCCTTATTTCTCAATATAATCATACGCAAACCACCAACGCACCCGAATCCACACAATAAGTCCATTCATTTTGGTGCCAATTGCACTGGCAGTAGCGGTAGTGAGACCACCGAGCTCGAAGATTCGTCTGACATCGTTGATTGTGTGGGAACAGGGCAAGACGACGTAGAGTGCGTGGTCACAGCCGAAGAAACTGGTGGTCCTGGATTGGAACTGGAATTACTAGAACAAGTGCAAGAATGGGCAGTACTGGTCTCTCCCTTCTTCTTTTGGGGCACGGCTATGGTGGCCATGAAGGGGATTCTGCCAAAGACCGGCCCTTTCTTCATCTCAGCCTTCCGTCTAATTCCTGCTGGCTTTCTCCTCGTTGCCTTCGCCGCCTACAGAGGCCGCCCCTTTCCCTCTGGCCTCACCGCTTGGCTTTCTATTGCACTTTTCGGCCTCGTTGATGCTGCTTGTTTTCAAGGATTTCTTGCTCAAGGTTTGCAGAGGACATCTGCTGGTCTTGGCAGC GTTATAATTGATTCACAACCTTTGACAGTCGCTATACTTGCGGCCTTGTTATTTGGTGAGTCCATTGGCTTCCTTGGAGCTGCAGGGCTTGTTCTTGGCGTCATTGGACTTTTACTTCTTGAG gCACCTTCACTTGCTTTGGATGGAAGTAACTCTTCATTGTGGCAAAGTGGGGAGTGGTGGATGCTTCTCTCAGCTCAGAGCATGGCGGTTGGTACAGTAATGGTGCGTTGGGTTTCCAAATACTCTGATCCTATTATGGCAACTGGATGG CATATGGTTATTGGAGGCCTGCCTCTTGTTATAATCTCCATTCTTAATCATGACAATGCTGTCAGCGGGAGTCTCATCGAGTTCACAGCAAATGATACATTGGCACTCTTTTATACATCCATTTTTGGAAGTGCCATCAGCTATGGTGTATACTTCTACAGTGCAACAAAAG GTAGCCTGACAAAGCTCAGCTCCCTCACCTTTCTAACCCCAATGTTTGCTTCCATATTTGG GTTTCTATATCTTGGTGAGACCTTCTCACCCTTGCAACTGGGTGGAGCCATGATTACTATTGTTGGAATATACTTGGTTAACTACAAAACCATTGTTGAATGA
- the LOC133742441 gene encoding uncharacterized protein LOC133742441: MGIRTGLQPITGGKKQKLPLASWNLMLEEKKIVCNSFFGMKLADRFCSNVKSLVSMDDLRLVGMKSHDCHALLHHLLPIAIRSVLQKPVRYAIIRFCLFFKAICSKVIDVEKLKKMQADLVETVCELEKFFPPSFFDIMLHLSVHLVREVELCGPVFFRWMYPFERYMKTLKGYVKNRRHPEGCIAESYIAEEAVEFLAERNLDEPTIGLPVSDNFDNTETCRPLSGATVMNPDRKELQLAHLCVLQNTDEARPYFDEHMVLLKRLFPNFEKNEKWLKEKQKNHC; encoded by the exons ATGGGTATAAGAACTGGTCTGCAGCCTATAACGGGGGGAAAAAAGCAGAAGTTACCATTGGCAAGCTGGAATCTGATgctagaagaaaagaaaattgtttGCAATTCTTTTTTTGGTATGAAGCTAGCTGATCGCTTTTGTTCTAATGTGAAGAGTTTAGTGTCCATGGATGATCTGCGACTTGTTGGTATGAAATCACACGATTGTCATGCGCTGCTCCATCACTTACTCCCTATTGCAATTCGTTCAGTATTACAAAAGCCAGTTAGATATGCTATCATTAGATTCTGTCTCTTCTTCAAAGCCATCTGCAGTAAAGTCATAGATGTCGAAAAGCTGAAAAAAATGCAAGCTGACCTTGTTGAAACAGTTTGTGAGCTTGAGAAATTCTTCCCCCCTTCTTTCTTCGATATTATGTTACATCTTTCGGTGCATCTTGTAAGAGAGGTTGAGCTCTGTGGCCCCGTTTTCTTTAGATGGATGTATCCATTTGAAAGGTACATGAAGACTTTGAAGGGCTATGTAAAGAACCGGAGACATCCAGAAGGTTGCATTGCTGAGTCGTACATCGCTGAAGAAGCAGTGGAGTTTTTAGCAGAACGTAATCTAGATGAACCTACTATTGGACTACCAGTAAGCGACAACTTTGATAATACAGAGACATGCAGACCTTTATCTGGTGCCACAGTGATGAATCCTGATCGGAAGGAGTTGCAGCTAGCACATTTATGTGTCCTGCAGAATACGGATGAAGCAAGGCCTTATTTTGA TGAACATATGGTATTGTTGAAGCGTCTTTTTCCAAATTTCGAAAAAAATGAGAAGTGGTTAAAGGAGAAGCAGAAAAACCATTGCTAA
- the LOC133706413 gene encoding uncharacterized protein LOC133706413 isoform X1: MAPSKTKAASRARENILKALRVTIAKKKRKSSKATSLIQTGLKLLKRGCVTMHRIVRRKILGIKQKVMFNKKGSPYGAAAKEMQSYIGVLARTKAPIWRSTWKQVPRDRKNKIWQCVEMAFEVPLEARRMVLSSASHKWREFKSKLTTQYIIPHKDEPELLEYPPADYNFIEKAHWDIFVADRLSDEFMEVHKVQKKKREKNKYPHRMSHKGYANLEAELSESVPESELDRATMWIKARQDKHGNFKDSEVEQKATEIDKLKKQVSDGEVTTCGTDDVLTKALGIPEHHGRVRGVGGNINPSSYFNLPKHRRKTVEERIREGCKKFIEEETEKIVARERAIWAERLMRVEAKLYGTTIPIESPPAGHLTKDLGSGQGSCSNLKEKTTKQKAEEVANPAKKRLELVDDIDEKIEEQNGRGLLVEVEAGIEVAATLEVAAAIEHVHAAPIEVRAAPIKSVEVTQEELRPSECKLALGSVDNIVAIASVVEVQDDKCANQTVHGHPLGEGNVRVSIIRPLVPEAKLPFPVNDEIVSVKDAVGTYIAWPRDLILQSPPQTNKKQPNKAAGKGSKKRKRQTAGDEEEYIDLKKLPKDYPSPLKCLWLWGRDALDDGKTISFMLTDKVFGINRKQYLYKGDIHALCTMSELSGDVICMYMCYLHEVLKKAKMSDMVGFVDSHQIGALGSGNPTERSRHLSVRFTNAKKGQIFMLPYNAGKHWMLTVVNPEEEIIYFMDPLRRRLVGGEWQIIVENGIKIYNAQRNRSGRKSITWHNMGGIPVQQGDKDCGIFIMQYMKEIVQDKNLEFASKRQRRSDLVYAQKDLDDVRSEWARFVMKYHAT; the protein is encoded by the exons ATGGCTCCTTCAAAGACAAAGGCTGCCTCTAGAGCAAGGGAAAATATTTTGAAGGCACTAAGAGTGACAATCGCTAAAAAGAAGCGTAAATCATCAAAGGCAACCAGCCTGATACAAACCGGCTTGAAATTACTGAAGCGTGGCTGTGTTACAATGCATAGGATTGTGAGACGCAAAATACTTGGAATCAAACAAAAAGTCATGTTCAACAAGAAGGGATCGCCTTATGGTGCTGCAGCCAAGGAAATGCAATCATATATCGGGGTGCTAGCACGGACTAAGGCACCAATTTGGAGATCTACTTGGAAGCAGGTGCCAAGAGATCGTAAAAATAAGATTTGGCAATGTGTTGAG ATGGCATTTGAGGTACCCCTGGAGGCAAGGAGAATGGTTCTATCTTCAGCTTCACATAAGTGGAGAGAATTCAAGAGCAAGCTGACTACACAGTACATCATCCCACATAAGGATGAACCAGAATTGTTAGAGTATCCCCCAGCTGATTACAACTTCATTGAAAAGGCTCATTGGGACATATTTGTAGCTGATCGCTTGTCAGATGAATTTATG GAAGTGCACAAGgtgcaaaagaagaagagggaaaagAACAAGTACCCTCATCGGATGTCGCATAAGGGATATGCAAATCTGGAGGCTGAACTG TCTGAATCTGTCCCTGAATCGGAATTGGACCGTGCAACAATGTGGATCAAGGCACGGCAGGATAAACATGGTAATTTCAAAGATTCTGAGGTAGAGCAGAAGGCAACTGAAATT gACAAGTTGAAGAAGCAGGTGAGTGATGGTGAGGTGACAACTTGTGGCACCGATGATGTATTAACCAAGGCTCTAGGTATCCCTGAGCACCATGGCAGAGTACGTGGTGTGGGAGGTAATATCAACCCTTCGTCTTATTTCAACCTACCTAAGCATAGAAGGAAGACTGTTGAAGAGAGGATTAGGGAAGGCTGCAAGAAATTTATAGAGGAAGAGACCGAAAAAATTGTGGCAAGAGAGAGAGCAATATGGGCTGAGAGGCTAATGAGGGTGGAAGCAAAACTATATGGGACAACCATTCCCATTGAGTCCCCTCCGGCAGGTCACCTTACCAAGGACCTTGGTTCTGGACAAGGTAGTTGCTCCAACTTGAAGGAGAAGACCACAAAGCAAAAGGCTGAGGAGGTTGCTAACCCTGCAAAGAAGCGCTTAGAGTTAGTTGATGACATAGATGAGAAAATAGAAGAACAAAATGGCAGGGGGTTGCTGGTGGAAGTAGAAGCTGGTATAGAAGTAGCAGCTACTTTAGAAGTGGCAGCTGCTATAGAGCATGTTCATGCCGCTCCTATAGAGGTTCGTGCTGCTCCTATTAAGTCGGTTGAAGTTACACAGGAG GAACTGAGGCCGTCAGAGTGCAAATTGGCTTTAGGATCAGTAGACAATATTGTTGCCATTGCAAGCGTTGTTGAAGTCCAAGATGATAAGTGCGCCAATCAGACAGTTCATGGTCATCCTTTGGGAGAAGGGAATGTGCGAGTGTCGATCATTCGTCCACTTGTTCCTGAAGCTAAGCTTCCATTCCCAGTCAATGATGAGATAGTGTCTGTCAAAGATGCTGTTGGGACTTATATCGCTTGGCCGAGGGACCTCATACTTCAATCCCCTCCCCAAACTAACAAG AAACAACCAAATAAGGCCGCAGGTAAGGGCtcgaagaaaaggaaaaggcaAACAGCTGGTGATGAAGAGGAGTATATTGACTTGAAGAAGCTGCCAAAAGATTACCCTTCACCTTTGAAGTGCTTGTGGTTGTGGGGGAGAGACGCACTAGACGATGGGAAGACAATCTCTTTCATGCTAACAGATAAAGTATTTGGGATCAATAGGAAGCAATATTTGTATAAGGGAGACATTCATGCATTGTGTACCATGAGTGAACTATCAGGCGACGTCATCTGCATGTATATGTG CTATTTGCATGAAGTATTGAAGAAAGCAAAGATGTCGGACATGGTTGGCTTTGTGGACTCTCATCAGATTGGAGCACTTGGATCTGGAAATCCAACGGAAAGGTCGCGTCATTTATCAGTTAGGTTCACAAATGCAAAGAAAGGCCAAATTTTTATGTTGCCATATAATGCAGG TAAGCATTGGATGTTAACTGTTGTCAACCCGGAGGAAGAAATTATCTACTTTATGGATCCACTAAGGCGTCGACTAGTTGGCGGAGAATGGCAGATCATTGTGGAGAA TGGGATCAAAATTTACAATGCTCAGAGGAATCGATCTGGCCGGAAATCAATAACGTGGCACAATATGGGG GGTATTCCGGTGCAACAAGGTGACAAGGATTGTGGGATATTCATCATGCAGTACATGAAGGAAATAGTTCAGGATAAGAATCTAGAATTTGCTTCAAAG AGGCAGCGACGATCAGATCTGGTATACGCCCAGAAGGATCTTGATGATGTCAGGTCAGAGTGGGCTAGGTTCGTCATGAAGTATCATGCAACATAG
- the LOC133706413 gene encoding uncharacterized protein LOC133706413 isoform X2, which translates to MAPSKTKAASRARENILKALRVTIAKKKRKSSKATSLIQTGLKLLKRGCVTMHRIVRRKILGIKQKVMFNKKGSPYGAAAKEMQSYIGVLARTKAPIWRSTWKQVPRDRKNKIWQCVEMAFEVPLEARRMVLSSASHKWREFKSKLTTQYIIPHKDEPELLEYPPADYNFIEKAHWDIFVADRLSDEFMEVHKVQKKKREKNKYPHRMSHKGYANLEAELSESVPESELDRATMWIKARQDKHGNFKDSEVEQKATEIDKLKKQVSDGEVTTCGTDDVLTKALGIPEHHGRVRGVGGNINPSSYFNLPKHRRKTVEERIREGCKKFIEEETEKIVARERAIWAERLMRVEAKLYGTTIPIESPPAGHLTKDLGSGQGSCSNLKEKTTKQKAEEVANPAKKRLELVDDIDEKIEEQNGRGLLVEVEAGIEVAATLEVAAAIEHVHAAPIEELRPSECKLALGSVDNIVAIASVVEVQDDKCANQTVHGHPLGEGNVRVSIIRPLVPEAKLPFPVNDEIVSVKDAVGTYIAWPRDLILQSPPQTNKKQPNKAAGKGSKKRKRQTAGDEEEYIDLKKLPKDYPSPLKCLWLWGRDALDDGKTISFMLTDKVFGINRKQYLYKGDIHALCTMSELSGDVICMYMCYLHEVLKKAKMSDMVGFVDSHQIGALGSGNPTERSRHLSVRFTNAKKGQIFMLPYNAGKHWMLTVVNPEEEIIYFMDPLRRRLVGGEWQIIVENGIKIYNAQRNRSGRKSITWHNMGGIPVQQGDKDCGIFIMQYMKEIVQDKNLEFASKRQRRSDLVYAQKDLDDVRSEWARFVMKYHAT; encoded by the exons ATGGCTCCTTCAAAGACAAAGGCTGCCTCTAGAGCAAGGGAAAATATTTTGAAGGCACTAAGAGTGACAATCGCTAAAAAGAAGCGTAAATCATCAAAGGCAACCAGCCTGATACAAACCGGCTTGAAATTACTGAAGCGTGGCTGTGTTACAATGCATAGGATTGTGAGACGCAAAATACTTGGAATCAAACAAAAAGTCATGTTCAACAAGAAGGGATCGCCTTATGGTGCTGCAGCCAAGGAAATGCAATCATATATCGGGGTGCTAGCACGGACTAAGGCACCAATTTGGAGATCTACTTGGAAGCAGGTGCCAAGAGATCGTAAAAATAAGATTTGGCAATGTGTTGAG ATGGCATTTGAGGTACCCCTGGAGGCAAGGAGAATGGTTCTATCTTCAGCTTCACATAAGTGGAGAGAATTCAAGAGCAAGCTGACTACACAGTACATCATCCCACATAAGGATGAACCAGAATTGTTAGAGTATCCCCCAGCTGATTACAACTTCATTGAAAAGGCTCATTGGGACATATTTGTAGCTGATCGCTTGTCAGATGAATTTATG GAAGTGCACAAGgtgcaaaagaagaagagggaaaagAACAAGTACCCTCATCGGATGTCGCATAAGGGATATGCAAATCTGGAGGCTGAACTG TCTGAATCTGTCCCTGAATCGGAATTGGACCGTGCAACAATGTGGATCAAGGCACGGCAGGATAAACATGGTAATTTCAAAGATTCTGAGGTAGAGCAGAAGGCAACTGAAATT gACAAGTTGAAGAAGCAGGTGAGTGATGGTGAGGTGACAACTTGTGGCACCGATGATGTATTAACCAAGGCTCTAGGTATCCCTGAGCACCATGGCAGAGTACGTGGTGTGGGAGGTAATATCAACCCTTCGTCTTATTTCAACCTACCTAAGCATAGAAGGAAGACTGTTGAAGAGAGGATTAGGGAAGGCTGCAAGAAATTTATAGAGGAAGAGACCGAAAAAATTGTGGCAAGAGAGAGAGCAATATGGGCTGAGAGGCTAATGAGGGTGGAAGCAAAACTATATGGGACAACCATTCCCATTGAGTCCCCTCCGGCAGGTCACCTTACCAAGGACCTTGGTTCTGGACAAGGTAGTTGCTCCAACTTGAAGGAGAAGACCACAAAGCAAAAGGCTGAGGAGGTTGCTAACCCTGCAAAGAAGCGCTTAGAGTTAGTTGATGACATAGATGAGAAAATAGAAGAACAAAATGGCAGGGGGTTGCTGGTGGAAGTAGAAGCTGGTATAGAAGTAGCAGCTACTTTAGAAGTGGCAGCTGCTATAGAGCATGTTCATGCCGCTCCTATAGAG GAACTGAGGCCGTCAGAGTGCAAATTGGCTTTAGGATCAGTAGACAATATTGTTGCCATTGCAAGCGTTGTTGAAGTCCAAGATGATAAGTGCGCCAATCAGACAGTTCATGGTCATCCTTTGGGAGAAGGGAATGTGCGAGTGTCGATCATTCGTCCACTTGTTCCTGAAGCTAAGCTTCCATTCCCAGTCAATGATGAGATAGTGTCTGTCAAAGATGCTGTTGGGACTTATATCGCTTGGCCGAGGGACCTCATACTTCAATCCCCTCCCCAAACTAACAAG AAACAACCAAATAAGGCCGCAGGTAAGGGCtcgaagaaaaggaaaaggcaAACAGCTGGTGATGAAGAGGAGTATATTGACTTGAAGAAGCTGCCAAAAGATTACCCTTCACCTTTGAAGTGCTTGTGGTTGTGGGGGAGAGACGCACTAGACGATGGGAAGACAATCTCTTTCATGCTAACAGATAAAGTATTTGGGATCAATAGGAAGCAATATTTGTATAAGGGAGACATTCATGCATTGTGTACCATGAGTGAACTATCAGGCGACGTCATCTGCATGTATATGTG CTATTTGCATGAAGTATTGAAGAAAGCAAAGATGTCGGACATGGTTGGCTTTGTGGACTCTCATCAGATTGGAGCACTTGGATCTGGAAATCCAACGGAAAGGTCGCGTCATTTATCAGTTAGGTTCACAAATGCAAAGAAAGGCCAAATTTTTATGTTGCCATATAATGCAGG TAAGCATTGGATGTTAACTGTTGTCAACCCGGAGGAAGAAATTATCTACTTTATGGATCCACTAAGGCGTCGACTAGTTGGCGGAGAATGGCAGATCATTGTGGAGAA TGGGATCAAAATTTACAATGCTCAGAGGAATCGATCTGGCCGGAAATCAATAACGTGGCACAATATGGGG GGTATTCCGGTGCAACAAGGTGACAAGGATTGTGGGATATTCATCATGCAGTACATGAAGGAAATAGTTCAGGATAAGAATCTAGAATTTGCTTCAAAG AGGCAGCGACGATCAGATCTGGTATACGCCCAGAAGGATCTTGATGATGTCAGGTCAGAGTGGGCTAGGTTCGTCATGAAGTATCATGCAACATAG
- the LOC133743539 gene encoding uncharacterized protein At1g65710-like: protein MGSCFSKKKGSSPPAVAADYVATSSAPAVLAVADPKSKPSVPGKQEQIEEESKVKKEIFIIKHRKSHDDRDRPLPLQQNLPQKADASAPITTAATTSSSSTTTTENCNQVSMDDRKAAEASTGTGVRVRTSSCNKEEVDAILIQCGRLSRSSSGKAASSSSASCDRGKKYSGSKRSYDFDNCENDYQVAATCEDAKNNDDFSDEKTHHHRQRHRQSSRHSPSSQGRRRTPSRERNQQQRSSSRERRTSRSPGRRLSLEQNNTNCNANTTTAATANVNSDTNQPGKMKMVSVPATVSVVDKNSNGESATTGSIKRISVKRNAGEAVNVVVGSRTAASPRSQSPARGGANAKASNDSLQQQPSLSRSSSRKAEQSPYRRNPLSELDPNSLAYPQAHINNSNNKSASNVVNQLKPNVEINSNKIVAQGINYRSSTASSAMDNKVVEPAGASGPHTLTRSRSSRRSRDLDINPETLSNPPPSYTRLLLEDIQNFHQQSSNAAVVSLPQCVTKACSILEAVADLNSTTNFSADRKSPSIDQINKSSCYYNSSLGTNLVQGKDIPFVESEVLVDDDLLEPSFHKYVTVRRGGADMEDQESSGSNSFVSGSQQPQWGFSSSWEPNSADSTDCWSSRSNTREDDQNFDMDEAARRRLSRRKTDRHNMQSGSGIGRGKLVAGSRGLHTMPVVAAAAST, encoded by the exons ATGGGCTCTTGTTTCAGCAAGAAGAAAGGCTCCTCTCCTCCTGCAGTTGCTGCTGATTATGTGGCCACTTCTTCAGCACCAGCAGTGCTAGCGGTGGCTGATCCCAAATCAAAACCCTCCGTGCCaggaaaacaagaacaaattgaagaagaaagcAAAGTCAAAAAGGAGATATTCATCATCAAGCACCGCAAGAGCCACGATGATAGAGACAGGCCACTTCCTCTTCAACAAAATTTACCACAAAAAGCTGATGCCTCTGCTCCAATTACTACTGCCGCTACaaccagcagcagcagcaccaCCACCACTGAGAATTGCAACCAAGTCTCCATGGATGACAGGAAGGCTGCAGAGGCATCTACGGGCACGGGAGTCCGTGTGAGGACATCCAGCTGCAATAAAGAAGAAGTGGATGCCATACTTATACAGTGTGGAAGGCTAAGCCGCAGCTCTTCTGGGAAggctgcttcttcttcctcagctTCTTGTGACCGCGGCAAAAAGTACTCTGGCTCAAAAAGGAGCTATGACTTCGACAACTGTGAGAATGATTATCAAGTCGCTGCAACTTGTGAGGATGCCAAGAACAATGATGATTTTTCTGATGAGAAAACCCACCACCACCGGCAACGCCACCGCCAATCCTCAAGGcattctccttcttcacaaggGAGGAGGAGGACCCCCAGCAGAGAAAGAAACCAGCAGCAGCGATCCAGCAGCAGAGAGAGACGAACAAGTCGATCCCCCGGAAGACGCTTATCATTGGAGCAAAACAACACCAACTGTAATGCCAACACTACCACTGCTGCAACTGCTAATGTCAATTCTGACACTAATCAGCCCGGAAAGATGAAGATGGTTTCAGTTCCTGCCACCGTTTCGGTGGTGGACAAGAACAGCAATGGGGAATCAGCAACCACTGGTTCCATCAAGCGGATTTCAGTGAAGAGAAATGCTGGCGAGGCAGTAAATGTAGTGGTGGGTTCAAGGACTGCCGCATCACCCCGTTCTCAGTCCCCTGCAAGAGGAGGAGCAAATGCTAAAGCATCCAATGACAGCCTGCAGCAGCAGCCTTCACTTAGCCGCAGCTCTTCACGAAAAGCAGAGCAATCTCCCTACAGAAGGAATCCATTGAGTGAGCTCGATCCCAATTCCCTGGCATATCCACAAGCGCATATCAACAACTCCAATAACAAGAGTGCCAGCAATGTTGTGAATCAGCTG AAACCAAACGTGGAGATTAACAGTAACAAAATTGTTGCCCAAGGGATTAACTACAGAAGCAGCACCGCAAGTAGTGCAATGGACAACAAGGTTGTGGAGCCAGCAGGAGCCTCAGGACCCCACACATTGACAAGAAGCAGGTCCTCTAGGCGATCCAGAGACCTAGACATCAATCCTGAAACCCTTTCCAATCCTCCTCCATCCTATACTAGGCTATTGCTTGAAGACATACAGAATTTCCACCAGCAGAGCTCCAATGCTGCTGTAGTATCACTCCCGCAGTGTGTGACCAAGGCTTGCTCCATCCTAGAAGCTGTCGCCGACCTCAACTCTACTACAAACTTCTCCGCAGACAGAAAGAGCCCCTCAATAGATCAAATAAACAAAAGCTCATGCTACTACAACAGTTCACTGGGCACTAATCTTGTTCAAGGGAAAGATATTCCTTTTGTGGAGTCCGAGGTACTTGTTGATGATGATTTACTGGAGCCAAGCTTCCACAAGTATGTGACCGTGAGAAGAGGAGGGGCAGATATGGAGGACCAAGAATCATCTGGTAGCAACAGCTTTGTGAGTGGTTCTCAACAACCCCAATGGGGCTTCTCTTCTTCATGGGAACCCAATTCAGCTGACTCCACTGATTGCTGGTCTTCAAGGTCCAACACCAGAGAGGATGATCAGAATTTTGATATGGATGAAGCAGCCAGGAGGAGACTGAGCCGGAGAAAGACAGATCGACATAACATGCAGAGTGGTAGTGGGATTGGACGCGGCAAGCTCGTAGCCGGTTCTAGAGGTCTTCACACAATGCCAGTTGTTGCAGCTGCTGCATCCACGTAA